From a single Paenibacillus sp. FSL W8-0426 genomic region:
- a CDS encoding zinc-binding dehydrogenase produces the protein MIRTIVVDPLAPSHLALKEVDAPEAKPWEALVQVKAFSLNRGEVSDAKHQETSSRPGWDFAGIVIEPARSGAGPQKGARVVGLLPMGAWSEQVAAPVSMLAEIPEKLTFTEAATLPVAGLTALYALRKGGMLLGKRIFITGSTGGVGLFAHQLAAQSGAFVVGIASTEEKAKIVREAGSDEVIIGYSAISSAHKFGPYDLIIDSVGGNTLAALLPQLAPQGVCVAVGFSSSNTATLDMMNLVTSGGKTLYSFFLGEELTRQSVADDLSLLARLVTDKRLAPRIEVKAPWTEIDTVARNLLERNFSGKAVLHIG, from the coding sequence ATGATTCGTACCATTGTAGTGGATCCGCTTGCCCCGTCACATTTGGCGCTCAAGGAAGTTGACGCCCCGGAGGCCAAGCCTTGGGAAGCACTTGTGCAAGTGAAGGCCTTCTCTCTCAATCGCGGTGAAGTGAGCGACGCTAAGCATCAGGAGACATCCAGCCGTCCCGGCTGGGATTTCGCCGGAATTGTCATCGAGCCGGCCAGGAGCGGCGCAGGTCCGCAAAAAGGGGCCAGGGTTGTCGGTTTGCTTCCCATGGGAGCCTGGAGCGAGCAAGTGGCTGCCCCCGTATCGATGCTGGCCGAAATTCCAGAAAAGCTCACTTTTACGGAGGCGGCTACCCTCCCCGTAGCAGGGCTTACGGCTCTTTATGCGCTCCGTAAAGGCGGCATGCTGCTTGGCAAACGCATTTTCATTACAGGCTCTACCGGCGGGGTCGGGCTATTCGCCCATCAGCTTGCAGCCCAATCCGGCGCATTCGTCGTAGGCATAGCAAGCACGGAGGAGAAGGCCAAGATTGTTCGGGAGGCCGGATCCGATGAAGTGATCATTGGATATTCCGCAATTTCTTCAGCCCATAAGTTCGGGCCGTACGATCTGATCATCGATTCAGTAGGCGGCAATACACTGGCGGCATTGCTGCCGCAGTTGGCGCCCCAAGGGGTTTGCGTTGCGGTAGGATTTTCCTCTTCGAATACCGCAACGCTCGACATGATGAATCTGGTGACCAGCGGAGGAAAAACCTTGTACAGCTTTTTTCTAGGTGAGGAACTCACTCGTCAATCCGTCGCGGACGATCTGAGTTTGTTGGCCCGGCTCGTCACAGATAAGCGGTTAGCCCCCCGGATCGAAGTCAAGGCGCCTTGGACCGAAATAGATACCGTTGCCCGTAATCTGCTGGAACGGAATTTCTCCGGCAAAGCGGTGCTTCATATAGGTTGA
- a CDS encoding IS110 family transposase produces MKFKAQNKQNQLIENITVHHLVIGVDIAQEAHVARAVSFRGIALGNPLEFGNHREGFDLFERWIQDLLKSYKLSSVIVGMEPTGHYWFSLARWLLNYGIEPVLVNPHLVKKNKENRDNTPSKSDHKDALVIADMVKNGYYSPVRFHSEDYEELRILMANRETVTKRLNAAVNQIHRWVDIVFPELRQVFKILTCTSAIATLRLFPLPKEISRLNTEQVLAGWKQYVKRHAGVKRAELLISLAKSSVGTTQALQAYKLHLRQLIEEYDLAQRQLEQIEHELRIILERIPYAQKLLEIRGIYVTNLAGILGEAGDLSSYSHGNALLRHAGLNLAEASSGKWRGKMVLSKRGRPRLRHFLYLMTMSMVMTNPEIRAAHRYNVEVKKLKKMKSIMKLIGKVARMLVALVKGSSVYEPIKVFPQAA; encoded by the coding sequence ATGAAGTTTAAAGCACAAAACAAGCAAAATCAACTCATTGAAAACATTACCGTTCATCACTTGGTCATTGGTGTAGATATCGCTCAAGAAGCCCATGTGGCCCGCGCCGTCAGCTTTCGCGGGATCGCTCTGGGAAATCCGCTCGAATTCGGTAACCATCGTGAAGGGTTCGATCTGTTCGAACGCTGGATCCAAGATCTACTCAAATCCTACAAACTTAGCAGCGTCATCGTTGGTATGGAGCCGACTGGCCACTACTGGTTTAGCCTGGCACGTTGGCTTCTCAATTACGGCATAGAGCCCGTCCTGGTTAATCCCCATCTCGTCAAAAAGAACAAGGAAAACCGAGATAATACACCATCTAAAAGTGACCATAAAGATGCGCTTGTCATTGCAGACATGGTCAAAAATGGATACTACTCCCCTGTTCGTTTCCATTCCGAAGACTACGAGGAATTACGTATTCTTATGGCGAATCGAGAGACGGTTACCAAACGCCTCAATGCTGCGGTTAATCAGATTCATCGCTGGGTAGATATTGTTTTCCCTGAACTTCGCCAGGTCTTTAAAATCCTTACTTGCACCAGTGCCATCGCAACACTCAGGCTCTTTCCTCTACCGAAAGAAATTAGTCGACTAAATACGGAACAAGTCCTTGCCGGTTGGAAGCAATATGTGAAGCGTCATGCTGGTGTTAAACGTGCTGAACTACTCATCTCACTTGCGAAATCCAGTGTGGGTACTACTCAAGCACTTCAAGCTTACAAACTCCATCTTAGACAATTAATTGAAGAATATGATCTGGCACAGCGCCAGCTTGAACAAATTGAGCATGAGCTCCGAATCATTCTTGAACGTATTCCCTATGCACAAAAACTCCTTGAAATACGAGGCATCTATGTCACAAATCTAGCTGGTATACTCGGAGAAGCTGGTGATCTAAGTAGCTATTCGCATGGAAATGCTTTGCTTCGTCATGCTGGATTAAATCTAGCCGAGGCTAGCTCAGGGAAATGGAGAGGAAAGATGGTACTCAGTAAACGAGGCCGGCCACGCTTACGTCATTTTCTTTATCTCATGACGATGAGTATGGTCATGACAAATCCAGAAATACGAGCGGCACATCGATACAATGTAGAGGTAAAGAAACTGAAGAAGATGAAATCCATTATGAAATTAATCGGTAAAGTAGCACGAATGCTAGTCGCATTGGTTAAAGGCAGTTCCGTTTACGAACCGATCAAAGTATTCCCCCAAGCAGCATAA
- a CDS encoding CD3324 family protein, translated as MKYSKAESVFPEELLRTIQEYVQGELVYIPKPKEAHLKWGEKTHSKNRVSARNAEIKSLFRNGVRIEELAGRYFLSCESIKKIVYKKN; from the coding sequence ATGAAATATTCAAAAGCCGAGTCTGTTTTTCCGGAAGAATTGCTACGTACCATTCAAGAATACGTTCAAGGCGAATTGGTTTATATCCCAAAACCCAAAGAGGCACACCTAAAATGGGGCGAGAAAACTCACAGCAAAAATAGGGTATCTGCTCGAAACGCCGAGATTAAATCCTTATTCCGCAATGGAGTTAGGATAGAGGAGTTGGCGGGCCGGTATTTCTTGTCCTGCGAAAGCATAAAGAAAATTGTCTATAAAAAGAACTGA
- a CDS encoding YfzA family protein: MARKQNAVPFLKRYWVSSIGVFLLSQIFFLTSEATGWKLNYRDTNGTIFGRILDTPIFTEWFNFYETPQYNLLTVFFGIFFLVPGLVSVIKKVFSR, encoded by the coding sequence TTGGCTAGGAAACAAAATGCTGTACCATTTCTGAAACGATATTGGGTATCTTCTATTGGTGTGTTTTTGTTGTCACAAATATTCTTTCTCACATCTGAAGCAACAGGTTGGAAACTTAACTACAGAGATACGAATGGAACGATATTTGGAAGGATTCTTGACACTCCTATTTTCACTGAATGGTTTAATTTCTACGAAACGCCCCAATATAATTTACTCACTGTCTTTTTTGGCATCTTTTTTCTTGTTCCTGGATTAGTGAGTGTGATAAAAAAGGTTTTTTCTCGCTAA
- a CDS encoding nucleotidyltransferase domain-containing protein — translation MNEIIKKKLLAKNELLINMVIERAKRDFLDDIAIIGLTGSFSTGDFHEKSDLDLIIINHTERGWEISDCFILDDVGYDIYCTPWDSRIQQQSTLERPDVSSLTELQILYYAKPEDLEKLNDFRQKALDALSNPIGEACLHRANKWIDLAKQAYSDTMLGEDIGSVRQASAGVLYNLVNALVNMNNTCIKRGIKRYLEEIRSLRHVPDDLESLYMSIIEAHTIEDIRIASFNMLKSVTKLHRTMCDNFIVKPVPTFDNLRGTYEELWCNYRNKMLNSVITNDASYVFLSAFGAQGYLDEMAVEKGTKKFDLMQYFDASDLPVMKEKFLEVMDEYLVEYDKVGREVERFTTFEQLYAHYMNH, via the coding sequence ATGAACGAAATCATAAAGAAGAAGCTGCTGGCCAAAAATGAACTGCTCATTAACATGGTGATCGAACGCGCAAAAAGAGATTTTCTAGACGATATCGCAATTATTGGGCTTACGGGTTCATTTAGCACCGGGGACTTTCATGAGAAGAGCGATCTTGATTTGATTATCATTAATCATACAGAAAGGGGATGGGAAATATCCGATTGCTTCATCTTGGATGACGTCGGATATGACATCTATTGCACGCCATGGGATTCAAGAATACAACAGCAATCCACCTTGGAGCGTCCCGACGTATCGAGCCTAACCGAGCTCCAAATACTCTACTATGCAAAGCCTGAGGATCTGGAAAAATTGAACGACTTCAGACAAAAAGCGCTAGATGCACTTTCGAACCCGATCGGAGAAGCGTGTCTTCATCGAGCAAATAAATGGATCGACCTGGCTAAGCAAGCGTACAGCGATACGATGCTCGGTGAAGATATCGGTTCAGTGCGACAGGCATCTGCTGGCGTTCTGTACAATCTGGTCAATGCCTTGGTCAATATGAATAACACATGCATCAAAAGAGGAATCAAGCGATATTTGGAAGAGATCCGCTCGTTGCGCCATGTTCCGGATGATCTCGAATCCTTATACATGTCAATCATCGAAGCTCATACCATTGAAGATATCCGTATAGCGTCTTTTAACATGTTGAAAAGCGTTACGAAGTTACATCGCACGATGTGTGATAACTTCATTGTTAAACCTGTTCCGACCTTTGATAATCTGAGGGGAACATACGAAGAATTATGGTGCAACTACCGCAATAAAATGTTGAACAGCGTTATAACGAACGATGCTTCCTATGTCTTTCTTTCGGCCTTTGGAGCACAAGGGTATCTTGATGAAATGGCTGTGGAGAAAGGAACCAAGAAATTTGATCTTATGCAGTACTTTGATGCAAGTGATTTACCAGTTATGAAAGAGAAGTTCCTTGAAGTGATGGATGAATATCTAGTCGAGTATGATAAGGTCGGCAGAGAAGTCGAACGTTTTACAACCTTCGAGCAACTATATGCCCATTATATGAATCATTGA